A part of Pectinophora gossypiella chromosome Z, ilPecGoss1.1, whole genome shotgun sequence genomic DNA contains:
- the LOC126380071 gene encoding ephrin type-B receptor 1-B, translating to MMWVSAVAAALVAAACVRAEQVLLLDTTTEATLGWTRFPYGPQASTPGWLEESYTNFEKQINWRSYVVCDVAHHNVNNWLWTPFIERRNANRIYIEIKFTIRDCSLFPGNALSCKETFSLLYYEFDVATREQPPWEPESYKLVGRIAAGEGRFNTNSEVDINTEVKSIAVTKRGVYFAFRDQGACISILAVKVYYITCPEVTVNFARFPATPTGREVTVIEQANGTCVENAETAQGEAPPVYLCKGDGKWTLPSGSCKCRAGFEPDHNNQVCNECSPGKFKSHTGDDPCIPCPDYSESTAYAAAECKCVPGFFRAKKDPKNVPCTQPPSAPDNLTVTFADQFSISLAWQPPHKNGGRADVTYRVHCSNCGPSVEYRPASNGLNTTRVTVIGLDPVTEYKFQVFAENGVTELTGEPPKKVEITAVTEASVVSVVSKLRVLSVESDKLSLAWNPPPIDSTDPDDTIESYEVKCFPKDNLEKSVNASLKITNEPHITITGLKRDTEYGIRVRAKMKRGWGEFSGIVYARTGSVLETTFVGEEEGAQVRLVAGVMVAVVVLSVVGIIATVLVLRSRADDECDKKQPNDCNALNYRNGEVYTGPERPAKTSSNATTPLFAGTGSRTYIDPHTYEDPNQAVREFAREIDASCITIEAIIGGGEFGDVCRGKLKLPASCGQEIDVAIKTLKPGSTERARRDFLAEASIMGQFEHPNVIFLQGVVTKCNPIMIITEFMENGSLDTFLRANDGKFRVLQLVGMLRGIATGMQYLSEMNYIHRDLAARNVLVNSQLVCKIADFGLSREIESTADGAYTTRGGKIPVRWTAPEAIAFRKFTSASDVWSMGIVCWEVMSFGERPYWNWSNQDVIKSIEKGYRLPAPMDCPEAVYQLMLDCWQKERTHRPTFSSIVKTLDKLIRCPDTLRKIAQNRSADPLAGDTPDLIQFNSVEEWLECIKMSRYIEKFRAAGITDMDAVVDLTVHQLAALGVTLVGHQKKIMNSVQSMRAQIRVSGPYGFLV from the coding sequence ATGATGTGGGTGTCGGCGGTGGCAGCCGCGCTGGTGGCGGCCGCCTGCGTGCGAGCGGAGCAGGTGCTACTGCTCGACACCACCACGGAGGCGACGCTGGGCTGGACGCGCTTCCCGTACGGCCCCCAGGCCAGCACACCCGGCTGGCTCGAGGAGTCCTATACCAACTTCGAAAAACAGATCAACTGGCGTTCGTATGTAGTCTGCGACGTAGCACATCATAACGTTAACAACTGGCTGTGGACTCCGTTCATTGAGAGGAGAAATGCCAACAGAATATACATTGAAATAAAATTCACAATACGAGACTGTTCCCTATTCCCTGGAAATGCCCTCAGTTGTAAGGAAACATTTAGTCTACTTTACTACGAATTTGACGTAGCTACAAGGGAACAGCCTCCTTGGGAGCCAGAAAGCTATAAATTAGTTGGTCGAATTGCAGCAGGTGAAGGCAGATTCAACACTAACTCTGAAGTAGACATAAATACAGAAGTTAAGAGCATAGCAGTGACTAAAAGAGGTGTGTATTTTGCATTCAGAGATCAAGGAGCATGTATTTCAATATTAGCTGTGAAAGTGTACTATATCACATGCCCTGAAGTAACTGTGAATTTTGCAAGATTCCCTGCCACTCCCACAGGGCGAGAAGTGACAGTTATAGAACAGGCTAATGGTACATGTGTGGAAAATGCTGAAACTGCCCAAGGTGAAGCTCCTCCAGTTTACTTATGTAAGGGAGATGGTAAGTGGACTCTTCCAAGTGGCTCTTGCAAATGCCGAGCAGGGTTTGAACCAGATCACAACAACCAAGTCTGTAACGAATGTTCACCAGGTAAATTTAAATCTCATACAGGAGATGATCCATGTATTCCTTGCCCAGACTATTCAGAGTCTACAGCATATGCAGCGGCCGAATGTAAATGTGTTCCTGGATTCTTTAGAGCTAAGAAGGATCCCAAAAATGTGCCTTGTACCCAACCACCATCAGCACCAGATAATTTGACTGTGACATTTGCTGATCAATTCTCAATTTCTTTGGCATGGCAGCCACCTCATAAAAATGGAGGACGAGCTGATGTCACATACAGGGTACATTGTTCCAATTGTGGCCCTAGTGTTGAATATCGACCTGCATCAAATGGTCTTAACACTACCCGGGTAACAGTGATTGGATTGGATCCAGTCACAGAATACAAATTTCAAGTATTTGCTGAAAATGGTGTTACTGAGCTTACTGGAGAACCACCTAAAAAGGTTGAGATAACTGCTGTGACTGAGGCATCAGTAGTCAGTGTAGTTTCAAAATTGAGAGTACTTAGTGTAGAAAGTGACAAATTGTCTTTAGCTTGGAATCCGCCTCCCATAGACTCAACAGACCCTGATGACACTATAGAAAGCTATGAAGTCAAATGTTTCCCGAaagataatttagaaaaaagtgTGAATGCATCTCTTAAAATAACGAATGAACCTCATATCACAATAACTGGTCTAAAAAGAGACACAGAATATGGCATAAGGGTGAGAGCTAAGATGAAGAGAGGCTGGGGAGAATTTAGTGGCATAGTATATGCACGAACTGGCTCTGTGCTAGAAACTACTTTTGTAGGAGAAGAAGAAGGTGCTCAAGTACGGTTGGTGGCTGGTGTCATGGTTGCTGTGGTTGTACTTTCAGTGGTGGGTATCATCGCGACCGTTCTTGTTTTACGATCACGCGCGGATGATGAATGTGATAAGAAGCAACCAAATGATTGCAACGCTCTTAATTATCGGAATGGGGAAGTGTATACTGGTCCCGAGCGACCAGCCAAGACCAGCAGCAACGCGACAACTCCACTTTTCGCTGGCACAGGTTCTCGAACTTATATTGATCCCCACACTTATGAGGATCCGAATCAAGCAGTTCGTGAATTTGCCCGTGAAATTGATGCATCGTGTATAACAATAGAAGCTATAATTGGTGGAGGCGAGTTTGGAGACGTCTGTCGTGGTAAATTAAAATTGCCTGCCAGCTGTGGGCAAGAAATCGATGTAGCTATTAAAACATTAAAGCCGGGGTCGACAGAAAGAGCCCGACGCGATTTTCTGGCTGAAGCTTCCATAATGGGTCAATTCGAACATCCCAACGTCATATTTTTACAGGGTGTTGTAACAAAATGTAACCCAATAATGATTATAACAGAATTTATGGAGAATGGTTCATTGGACACTTTCCTCCGCGCTAATGATGGCAAGTTTCGTGTGCTGCAACTTGTGGGCATGCTACGAGGTATTGCAACTGGCATGCAGTACTTGTCTGAGATGAACTATATCCATCGCGATCTTGCGGCTCGTAACGTACTTGTCAACTCTCAACTTGTATGTAAAATCGCGGACTTTGGACTATCTCGTGAAATAGAATCGACTGCGGATGGCGCGTACACAACGAGAGGTGGCAAAATACCAGTAAGATGGACCGCTCCAGAGGCGATCGCTTTTAGAAAATTCACATCTGCAAGTGATGTGTGGTCTATGGGAATTGTCTGCTGGGAAGTTATGAGTTTCGGTGAGCGACCGTACTGGAACTGGAGCAATCAGGATGTCataaaatcgatagaaaaagGGTACAGGCTACCAGCGCCGATGGACTGCCCAGAAGCTGTGTATCAGCTCATGCTAGATTGTTGGCAAAAAGAGCGCACGCATCGACCGACATTTTCAAGCATTGTAAAGACCTTAGACAAGCTAATACGTTGTCCAGATACCTTGCGTAAGATAGCTCAGAATCGGTCAGCTGATCCTCTCGCCGGCGATACGCCTGACTTAATTCAATTTAACTCTGTAGAGGAGTGGTTGGAGTGCATCAAGATGTCGCGGTATATCGAGAAGTTCCGCGCAGCAGGTATCACTGATATGGACGCAGTGGTCGATCTCACCGTTCATCAACTAGCTGCATTGGGTGTCACTCTCGTCGGACACCAGAAAAAGATTATGAACAGTGTGCAAAGCATGCGTGCGCAGATTCGAGTGAGCGGCCCTTACGGCTTCCTTGTGTAA